A region of Haliotis asinina isolate JCU_RB_2024 chromosome 7, JCU_Hal_asi_v2, whole genome shotgun sequence DNA encodes the following proteins:
- the LOC137291702 gene encoding uncharacterized protein isoform X3, protein MASRVTFVTGTAEVKRRDRNGYDVVEKPKVALIDGKCDCCPYGYHIDLDFVNFCENITSGSTLKQLKRIQRAKRKLRKSMEVMLQQQNQARMEEAGTPPPDVVHSTEASRLMHMVEYEQSSTHRILDEIDSSVDQTIAHIDYMMRPTRKQQRYFSSDSEDGVSPVSPTRYNTFPLRRSPNGDESSHFATSLSTSGRTDSMSSLSSVSTVSSENPQGQILTTHGGHGTQFVHTTATAEIAHPTHSQTLTQTHTKSHSTHTHIHSSHSTHQTQNYRTVTSAQLAETMATHFPQTERDGAVSPQSNTANISKMSLSAIREAMAMSLQRMKDLEEQVKALPILQVRISVLKEEKRLLMLQLQARNRKLNTRSIGVGDKSIHEVEVAEAMPVMKIVQAQSPVKTIRFPEVPMSPMSPQISTPIKSPPPTLPKPKKSRTVGIGEHSVIEPYLLQPDLPTGYTIKENEVHTEIRTRVSELETLSRSLREMPRLETTFDPHLKSPMLSPVQASSPKTHITINQIQRGGGPKALTRSIGVGDGNVFDNSGLHIHEKELRTVIIGQGGPVGKRNVGVECRVPTRDVGVSYVCDDEKPSTRTVGVNVDTGSLLTSLSFKGEELRGALRDMLSKNVRSIGTNCNFRPLTNDVATESDQIKTVTVGVGDCRTDVDVRAHRVMRSVGIGFHPEMTSRYVGTEKGWMLDQGTNTPIADKKSKSTSTEKPRFVYASTNTDSASLRNSSNQTDHKIFHATDQLKNVSCNTQKQAAQSIGVNTDFKCLKSDTFDFAITFQNESSNTDFSIAEKGINTDSRSGGKYAAQSVKTVGVNKDMDVVMDSEQRQRQFGEQVSRSSVETISTVRSNQSATVNSGGSYMPADMSKFMSVGGSSSVESQRSSVGSTEAKRRQLESTPKSSANRKSGDEFEEYRYSEESYVIRGSDLEHGDFEIVKDLGGTEKRIVAKKSDLPLEKVLGINEQRKTGRMHAGGQDGLSIREEQVTYRSSGTDFGLSRKSGGKAEHDRVDGSSGEAVGYIRYLQDSTGGEGQSGTSRTHSTSIISADEVLRRSSSGSSESTGGSEITSKQESITHRSSGGSDTTTAQETVVQRSSGSRGGTGRTIVQARGGGYTFAEGSGAGTGMTAFQGQGGDGSIRTVQETIVQRSGGGGSGMTLFQGTGGGSGTTTVKETVLQRSVGGRGGSGMTIVETGGGGYTFAQGSGGGSGMTTVQETVQSSGGSGFSSSLTSPSLTSPSHGLTLNVDNASPRSNRRGMWERAGGIDEIAGFSLSTSPTRLSGGSFTSDSGGSDTQMLESPDSGRQKSVITRTVTTTRSTRDGANVTVEETTSSQGGKVTSTKTVTGNPDLLGSIQRHEQSMLKSGLDILDGNMTSSQYSNESGFSVTPSSSQGDFNKGLGSDLDRNRMSSSHSSVNTSFDSENGTLKSCIKRSKSDTQVKKGISFASTVVGGTDSEESTDGESENEEVEGSDSSYEEGSYDGRHGNIVYQCKDDEAIAKGIPGAKMFDQNIRETFELSEGMRTSCKVLANYLVDSTTIKTSELNTNLSTIQKEWFNVSSQKLSDHHQVEDFMSSFNEISKKLLEYIVNMADTNGNTALHYAVSNCSFDVCNLFLDSGVVDVNKQNKAGYTPVMLASLAYIQTQGQIETVRRLFRQGDVNVRSTQAGQTALMLAISHGRTNMVEFLLDAGADVNARDNDGSTALMCACEHGHNDIVKVLLSHPATDANLTDNDGSTALSIAMEAGHKDIGVVLYAHLNFSKTSPGLVRKRKSSSSPTPSL, encoded by the exons ATGGCTTCCCGAGTAACTTTTGTTACTGGCACAGCAGAGGTCAAGAGAAGAG atcGCAATGGCTATGACGTTGTGGAGAAGCCTAAGGTTGCTTTGATTGATGGCAAGTGTGATTGCTGTCCGTATGGCTACCACATTGACCTGgactttgtgaacttctgtgaGAACATTACAAGTGGCTCCACTCTGAAGCAGCTGAAGCGAATCCAGCGAGCCAAACGAAAACTACGCAAGTCCATGGAAGTGATGCTGCAACAGCAGAATCAGGCACGTATGGAAGAGGCAGGAACACCGCCACCAGACGTTGTTCACTCCACCGAGGCCAGTCGACTCATGCACATGGTTGAGTATGAGCAGTCGTCCACCCACAGAATATTGGATGAGATTGACTCCTCAGTCGATCAGACCATAGCTCACATTGACTACATGATGAGGCCAACACGCAAACAGCAGCGATATTTTAGCTCTGATAGTGAAGATGGCGTAAGCCCTGTAAGTCCGACAAGATACAATACATTCCCATTACGACGAAGTCCAAATGGTGACGAATCTTCACATTTTGCTACATCACTGTCAACTTCTGGCCGAACTGATTCTATGAGTTCACTGTCATCTGTTTCCACTGTATCAAGCGAGAACCCACAAGGTCAGATTTTGACAACCCATGGTGGACATGGGACACAGTTTGTCCATACCACTGCCACAGCTGAAATAGCTCACCCAACCCACAGCCAAACCTTGACCCAAACCCACACCAAATCCCACAGCACTCACACCCACATCCACAGTAGCCACAGCACTCACCAGACACAGAATTACCGCACAGTCACATCTGCCCAGCTGGCAGAGACAATGGCTACTCACTTCCCCCAGACTGAGAGAGATGGTGCCGTATCTCCCCAGTCCAACACAGCTAACATCAGCAAAATGTCCCTGTCTGCGATCAGGGAGGCCATGGCCATGAGTCTGCAGAGGATGAAAGACCTGGAGGAGCAGGTGAAGGCCCTGCCTATCCTGCAAGTAAGAATCTCAGTGctcaaggaggagaagaggcTACTGATGCTGCAGCTCCAGGCAAGGAACAGGAAGCTGAACACCAGGAGTATTGGAGTTGGAGACAAATCTATTCATGAAGTTGAAGTAGCTGAAGCAATGCCTGTCATGAAGATAGTACAAGCTCAGTCTCCTGTGAAGACAATTAGGTTCCCTGAAGTACCCATGTCTCCAATGTCACCACAGATATCAACACCTATCAAGAGCCCTCCTCCCACTCTGCCGAAACCAAAGAAATCTCGAACTGTTGGTATCGGTGAGCACAGCGTCATCGAGCCATACCTGCTGCAACCAGATCTCCCAACAGGATACACAATTAAAGAGAATGAGGTCCACACAGAGATTAGAACACGTGTCTCTGAGCTGGAGACTCTTAGTCGTTCCTTGAGGGAAATGCCTCGTCTTGAGACCACATTTGACCCTCATCTGAAGAGTCCAATGTTATCTCCTGTTCAGGCATCAAGCCCAAAGACTCACATCACTATCAACCAGATACAAAGAGGAGGAGGACCTAAGGCACTGACTCGCAGCATTGGGGTTGGAGATGGCAACGTGTTCGACAATTCTGGTCTGCACATCCATGAAAAGGAACTGAGGACTGTCATCATTGGCCAAGGGGGACCAGTTGGGAAAAGGAATGTAGGTGTTGAATGTCGCGTCCCAACTAGAGATGTTGGGGTCTCCTATGTGTGTGATGATGAAAAGCCTTCAACAAGGACAGTTGGAGTAAATGTTGACACCGGCAGCCTTCTGACTTCCTTGAGCTTCAAAGGGGAGGAACTGAGAGGAGCCCTGCGGGATATGCTCAGTAAAAATGTCAGGTCCATTGGCACAAATTGTAACTTCAGACCTTTGACTAATGATGTTGCCACCGAGTCAGATCAAATAAAAACGGTAACGGTAGGTGTTGGAGACTGCCGGACAGATGTTGATGTGAGAGCTCACCGTGTGATGAGGTCTGTTGGCATTGGCTTCCACCCTGAAATGACAAGCcgttacgttggcacagagaaAGGATGGATGTTGGACCAGGGAACCAATACTCCCATTGCGGACAAGAAGAGCAAGAGCACATCCACAGAGAAGCCAAGGTTTGTGTATGCCTCCACCAACACAGACTCAGCTTCTCTCAGGAACAGCAGCAACCAGACCGACCATAAAATATTCCATGCAACAGACCAACTGAAGAATGTCAGTTGCAATACTCAGAAACAAGCTGCCCAGTCTATAGGGGTTAATACTGATTTCAAGTGTTTGAAGTCGgatacttttgactttgcaattACATTCCAGAATGAATCTTCTAATACTGATTTCAGTATTGCTGAGAAAGGTATTAACACTGATAGCAGATCTGGTGGGAAGTATGCTGCACAGTCTGTGAAGACTGTTGGTGTAAACAAGGACATGGATGTTGTCATGGACAGTGAGCAACGGCAGAGGCAGTTCGGAGAGCAGGTGTCAAGGAGCTCAGTGGAAACTATCAGCACCGTGCGTAGCAACCAGAGCGCCACAGTAAACAGCGGAGGCAGCTACATGCCAGCTGATATGAGCAAATTCATGAGTGTTGGAGGATCTTCTAGTGTTGAGTCACAGAGAAGTTCTGTGGGAAGTACCGAGGCGAAGAGGAGACAATTAGAGAGTACACCAAAATCATCAGCCAACAGAAAATCGGGTGATGAGTTTGAGGAATATCGATATTCTGAAGAGTCTTACGTTATCCGTGGCAGTGATTTGGAGCATGGGGACTTTGAAATTGTGAAAGATTTAGGTGGGACTGAAAAGAGGATTGTGGCTAAAAAATCTGACTTACCACTGGAAAAAGTGCTGGGAATAAATGAACAAAGAAAGACTGGAAGGATGCACGCAGGTGGTCAAGATGGACTGTCAATCAGAGAAGAGCAAGTAACATACAGAAGCTCGGGCACAGACTTTGGACTGTCCAGAAAATCTGGAGGAAAGGCAGAACATGATAGAGTTGATGGCAGTAGTGGAGAGGCTGTTGGGTACATCAGGTATCTTCAGGACTCCACTGGTGGGGAAGGTCAAAGTGGAACATCAAGGACACACAGTACCTCTATAATTTCTGCGGATGAGGTGTTGAGGCGGAGTAGCAGTGGCAGCTCGGAGTCAACAGGAGGAAGTGAAATAACATCAAAGCAGGAAAGCATCACACATAGAAGTTCAGGTGGTAGTGATACCACAACTGCCCAAGAGACTGTCGTTCAGAGAAGTTCTGGCAGCAGAGGTGGCACTGGTAGGACCATTGTACAAGCTAGAGGAGGTGGGTACACTTTTGCAGAAGGAAGTGGAGCTGGCACTGGTATGACAGCTTTTCAAGGCCAAGGAGGAGATGGCAGTATAAGAACTGTTCAAGAGACTATTGTGCAGAGAAGTGGCGGAGGTGGTAGTGGAATGACACTTTTTCAAGGAACTGGAGGCGGTAGTGGTACAACAACTGTAAAGGAGACAGTTTTGCAGAGAAGTGTAGGGGGAAGAGGTGGCAGTGGGATGACTATTGTAGAAACAGGTGGAGGTGGGTACACTTTTGCACAAGGAAGTGGAGGTGGTAGCGGAATGACAACTGTCCAGGAAACTGTGCAAAGTAGTGGAGGTAGTGGGTTTTCTTCATCTCTTACTTCTCCATCTCTTACTTCTCCATCTCATGGTCTGACTCTAAATGTGGACAATGCTAGTCCAAGGTCTAACAGACGTGGAATGTGGGAAAGAGCTGGTGGCATTGATGAAATAGCTGGTTTCAGCCTGAGTACAAGCCCAACCCGCCTCAGTGGTGGATCCTTCACTTCAGATTCTGGAGGCTCTGACACACAGATGCTGGAGAGTCCAGATAGTGGCAGGCAGAAGTCAGTCATCACTCGAACAGTGACCACAACACGATCCACAAGAGATGGTGCTAATGTGACTGTTGAGGAGACAACTTCCTCACAAGGAGGGAAGGTAACCTCCACAAAAACTGTAACTGGTAATCCAGACTTGCTTGGCAGCATCCAGAGACATGAACAGTCAATGTTGAAATCTGGTCTGGATATTTTAGATGGTAATATGACTTCTTCCCAGTACTCCAATGAAAGTGGGTTCTCGGTGACACCCAGCAGCTCTCAAGGGGACTTCAACAAGGGGCTGGGGAGCGACTTGGATAGAAACAGAATGTCTTCCTCTCACAGCAGTGTGAATACATCCTTTGACTCTGAGAATGGCACCCTCAAGTCATGCATCAAACGCAGCAAGTCAGACACGCAAGTGAAGAAGGGAATCTCATTTGCTTCAACTGTTGTTGGGGG GACGGATTCAGAAGAATCGACTGATGGGGAGTCCGAGAACGAGGAGGTGGAGGGTTCCGACAGCAGCTATGAGGAGGGATCATACGATGGCCGTCATGGAAATATTGTGTATCAATGTAAAGATGATGAGGCCATTGCCAAGGGCATCCCTGGTGCCAAGATGTTTGACCAGAATATTCGAGAGAC GTTCGAGCTGAGTGAAGGTATGAGGACATCCTGCAAAGTACTCGCCAACTATCTGGTAGATTCAACGACCATCAAAACTTCAGAACTG AATACGAACCTGAGTACAATCCAGAAGGAGTGGTTTAATGTGTCGAGTCAGAAACTGTCAGACCACCATCAGGTGGAGGATTTCATGTCTTCCTTCAATGAGATCTCCAAGAAGCTACTGGAGTACATTGTCAATATGGCAGATACAAAT GGAAACACAGCCCTCCACTATGCCGTTTCCAACTGCAGCTTTGATGTCTGCAACCTCTTCCTCGACTCTGGTGTAGTTGATGTCAACAAGCAGAACAAGGCAGGCTACACCCCAGTGATGCTGGCCTCGCTAGCATACATTCAGACCCAAGGCCAGATTGAGACAGTACGCCGGCTCTTCAGGCAGGGAGATGTTAATGTCAGGTCCACTCAG GCAGGTCAGACAGCCCTGATGCTGGCAATCAGTCATGGTCGCACCAACATGGTGGAATTCCTACTGGATGCAGGAGCAGATGTGAATGCTCGTGACAACGATGGTTCCACTGCACTCATGTGTGCGTGTGAACATGGCCACAACGACATCGTGAAGGTGCTGCTGAGTCATCCTGCTACGGATGCCAACTTGACCGATAAT GATGGCAGCACGGCCTTGTCAATTGCAATGGAGGCAGGCCACAAAGATATTGGCGTAGTTCTTTACGCACACCTTAATTTCTCCAAGACTTCACCT
- the LOC137291702 gene encoding uncharacterized protein isoform X4: protein MASRVTFVTGTAEVKRRDRNGYDVVEKPKVALIDGKCDCCPYGYHIDLDFVNFCENITSGSTLKQLKRIQRAKRKLRKSMEVMLQQQNQARMEEAGTPPPDVVHSTEASRLMHMVEYEQSSTHRILDEIDSSVDQTIAHIDYMMRPTRKQQRYFSSDSEDGVSPVSPTRYNTFPLRRSPNGDESSHFATSLSTSGRTDSMSSLSSVSTVSSENPQGQILTTHGGHGTQFVHTTATAEIAHPTHSQTLTQTHTKSHSTHTHIHSSHSTHQTQNYRTVTSAQLAETMATHFPQTERDGAVSPQSNTANISKMSLSAIREAMAMSLQRMKDLEEQVKALPILQVRISVLKEEKRLLMLQLQARNRKLNTRSIGVGDKSIHEVEVAEAMPVMKIVQAQSPVKTIRFPEVPMSPMSPQISTPIKSPPPTLPKPKKSRTVGIGEHSVIEPYLLQPDLPTGYTIKENEVHTEIRTRVSELETLSRSLREMPRLETTFDPHLKSPMLSPVQASSPKTHITINQIQRGGGPKALTRSIGVGDGNVFDNSGLHIHEKELRTVIIGQGGPVGKRNVGVECRVPTRDVGVSYVCDDEKPSTRTVGVNVDTGSLLTSLSFKGEELRGALRDMLSKNVRSIGTNCNFRPLTNDVATESDQIKTVTVGVGDCRTDVDVRAHRVMRSVGIGFHPEMTSRYVGTEKGWMLDQGTNTPIADKKSKSTSTEKPRFVYASTNTDSASLRNSSNQTDHKIFHATDQLKNVSCNTQKQAAQSIGVNTDFKCLKSDTFDFAITFQNESSNTDFSIAEKGINTDSRSGGKYAAQSVKTVGVNKDMDVVMDSEQRQRQFGEQVSRSSVETISTVRSNQSATVNSGGSYMPADMSKFMSVGGSSSVESQRSSVGSTEAKRRQLESTPKSSANRKSGDEFEEYRYSEESYVIRGSDLEHGDFEIVKDLGGTEKRIVAKKSDLPLEKVLGINEQRKTGRMHAGGQDGLSIREEQVTYRSSGTDFGLSRKSGGKAEHDRVDGSSGEAVGYIRYLQDSTGGEGQSGTSRTHSTSIISADEVLRRSSSGSSESTGGSEITSKQESITHRSSGGSDTTTAQETVVQRSSGSRGGTGRTIVQARGGGYTFAEGSGAGTGMTAFQGQGGDGSIRTVQETIVQRSGGGGSGMTLFQGTGGGSGTTTVKETVLQRSVGGRGGSGMTIVETGGGGYTFAQGSGGGSGMTTVQETVQSSGGSGFSSSLTSPSLTSPSHGLTLNVDNASPRSNRRGMWERAGGIDEIAGFSLSTSPTRLSGGSFTSDSGGSDTQMLESPDSGRQKSVITRTVTTTRSTRDGANVTVEETTSSQGGKVTSTKTVTGNPDLLGSIQRHEQSMLKSGLDILDGNMTSSQYSNESGFSVTPSSSQGDFNKGLGSDLDRNRMSSSHSSVNTSFDSENGTLKSCIKRSKSDTQVKKGISFASTVVGGKKASVKRTDSEESTDGESENEEVEGSDSSYEEGSYDGRHGNIVYQCKDDEAIAKGIPGAKMFDQNIRETFELSEGMRTSCKVLANYLVDSTTIKTSELNTNLSTIQKEWFNVSSQKLSDHHQVEDFMSSFNEISKKLLEYIVNMADTNGNTALHYAVSNCSFDVCNLFLDSGVVDVNKQNKAGYTPVMLASLAYIQTQGQIETVRRLFRQGDVNVRSTQAGQTALMLAISHGRTNMVEFLLDAGADVNARDNDGSTALMCACEHGHNDIVKVLLSHPATDANLTDNICPSSNITMAYFSHYQSPDDW, encoded by the exons ATGGCTTCCCGAGTAACTTTTGTTACTGGCACAGCAGAGGTCAAGAGAAGAG atcGCAATGGCTATGACGTTGTGGAGAAGCCTAAGGTTGCTTTGATTGATGGCAAGTGTGATTGCTGTCCGTATGGCTACCACATTGACCTGgactttgtgaacttctgtgaGAACATTACAAGTGGCTCCACTCTGAAGCAGCTGAAGCGAATCCAGCGAGCCAAACGAAAACTACGCAAGTCCATGGAAGTGATGCTGCAACAGCAGAATCAGGCACGTATGGAAGAGGCAGGAACACCGCCACCAGACGTTGTTCACTCCACCGAGGCCAGTCGACTCATGCACATGGTTGAGTATGAGCAGTCGTCCACCCACAGAATATTGGATGAGATTGACTCCTCAGTCGATCAGACCATAGCTCACATTGACTACATGATGAGGCCAACACGCAAACAGCAGCGATATTTTAGCTCTGATAGTGAAGATGGCGTAAGCCCTGTAAGTCCGACAAGATACAATACATTCCCATTACGACGAAGTCCAAATGGTGACGAATCTTCACATTTTGCTACATCACTGTCAACTTCTGGCCGAACTGATTCTATGAGTTCACTGTCATCTGTTTCCACTGTATCAAGCGAGAACCCACAAGGTCAGATTTTGACAACCCATGGTGGACATGGGACACAGTTTGTCCATACCACTGCCACAGCTGAAATAGCTCACCCAACCCACAGCCAAACCTTGACCCAAACCCACACCAAATCCCACAGCACTCACACCCACATCCACAGTAGCCACAGCACTCACCAGACACAGAATTACCGCACAGTCACATCTGCCCAGCTGGCAGAGACAATGGCTACTCACTTCCCCCAGACTGAGAGAGATGGTGCCGTATCTCCCCAGTCCAACACAGCTAACATCAGCAAAATGTCCCTGTCTGCGATCAGGGAGGCCATGGCCATGAGTCTGCAGAGGATGAAAGACCTGGAGGAGCAGGTGAAGGCCCTGCCTATCCTGCAAGTAAGAATCTCAGTGctcaaggaggagaagaggcTACTGATGCTGCAGCTCCAGGCAAGGAACAGGAAGCTGAACACCAGGAGTATTGGAGTTGGAGACAAATCTATTCATGAAGTTGAAGTAGCTGAAGCAATGCCTGTCATGAAGATAGTACAAGCTCAGTCTCCTGTGAAGACAATTAGGTTCCCTGAAGTACCCATGTCTCCAATGTCACCACAGATATCAACACCTATCAAGAGCCCTCCTCCCACTCTGCCGAAACCAAAGAAATCTCGAACTGTTGGTATCGGTGAGCACAGCGTCATCGAGCCATACCTGCTGCAACCAGATCTCCCAACAGGATACACAATTAAAGAGAATGAGGTCCACACAGAGATTAGAACACGTGTCTCTGAGCTGGAGACTCTTAGTCGTTCCTTGAGGGAAATGCCTCGTCTTGAGACCACATTTGACCCTCATCTGAAGAGTCCAATGTTATCTCCTGTTCAGGCATCAAGCCCAAAGACTCACATCACTATCAACCAGATACAAAGAGGAGGAGGACCTAAGGCACTGACTCGCAGCATTGGGGTTGGAGATGGCAACGTGTTCGACAATTCTGGTCTGCACATCCATGAAAAGGAACTGAGGACTGTCATCATTGGCCAAGGGGGACCAGTTGGGAAAAGGAATGTAGGTGTTGAATGTCGCGTCCCAACTAGAGATGTTGGGGTCTCCTATGTGTGTGATGATGAAAAGCCTTCAACAAGGACAGTTGGAGTAAATGTTGACACCGGCAGCCTTCTGACTTCCTTGAGCTTCAAAGGGGAGGAACTGAGAGGAGCCCTGCGGGATATGCTCAGTAAAAATGTCAGGTCCATTGGCACAAATTGTAACTTCAGACCTTTGACTAATGATGTTGCCACCGAGTCAGATCAAATAAAAACGGTAACGGTAGGTGTTGGAGACTGCCGGACAGATGTTGATGTGAGAGCTCACCGTGTGATGAGGTCTGTTGGCATTGGCTTCCACCCTGAAATGACAAGCcgttacgttggcacagagaaAGGATGGATGTTGGACCAGGGAACCAATACTCCCATTGCGGACAAGAAGAGCAAGAGCACATCCACAGAGAAGCCAAGGTTTGTGTATGCCTCCACCAACACAGACTCAGCTTCTCTCAGGAACAGCAGCAACCAGACCGACCATAAAATATTCCATGCAACAGACCAACTGAAGAATGTCAGTTGCAATACTCAGAAACAAGCTGCCCAGTCTATAGGGGTTAATACTGATTTCAAGTGTTTGAAGTCGgatacttttgactttgcaattACATTCCAGAATGAATCTTCTAATACTGATTTCAGTATTGCTGAGAAAGGTATTAACACTGATAGCAGATCTGGTGGGAAGTATGCTGCACAGTCTGTGAAGACTGTTGGTGTAAACAAGGACATGGATGTTGTCATGGACAGTGAGCAACGGCAGAGGCAGTTCGGAGAGCAGGTGTCAAGGAGCTCAGTGGAAACTATCAGCACCGTGCGTAGCAACCAGAGCGCCACAGTAAACAGCGGAGGCAGCTACATGCCAGCTGATATGAGCAAATTCATGAGTGTTGGAGGATCTTCTAGTGTTGAGTCACAGAGAAGTTCTGTGGGAAGTACCGAGGCGAAGAGGAGACAATTAGAGAGTACACCAAAATCATCAGCCAACAGAAAATCGGGTGATGAGTTTGAGGAATATCGATATTCTGAAGAGTCTTACGTTATCCGTGGCAGTGATTTGGAGCATGGGGACTTTGAAATTGTGAAAGATTTAGGTGGGACTGAAAAGAGGATTGTGGCTAAAAAATCTGACTTACCACTGGAAAAAGTGCTGGGAATAAATGAACAAAGAAAGACTGGAAGGATGCACGCAGGTGGTCAAGATGGACTGTCAATCAGAGAAGAGCAAGTAACATACAGAAGCTCGGGCACAGACTTTGGACTGTCCAGAAAATCTGGAGGAAAGGCAGAACATGATAGAGTTGATGGCAGTAGTGGAGAGGCTGTTGGGTACATCAGGTATCTTCAGGACTCCACTGGTGGGGAAGGTCAAAGTGGAACATCAAGGACACACAGTACCTCTATAATTTCTGCGGATGAGGTGTTGAGGCGGAGTAGCAGTGGCAGCTCGGAGTCAACAGGAGGAAGTGAAATAACATCAAAGCAGGAAAGCATCACACATAGAAGTTCAGGTGGTAGTGATACCACAACTGCCCAAGAGACTGTCGTTCAGAGAAGTTCTGGCAGCAGAGGTGGCACTGGTAGGACCATTGTACAAGCTAGAGGAGGTGGGTACACTTTTGCAGAAGGAAGTGGAGCTGGCACTGGTATGACAGCTTTTCAAGGCCAAGGAGGAGATGGCAGTATAAGAACTGTTCAAGAGACTATTGTGCAGAGAAGTGGCGGAGGTGGTAGTGGAATGACACTTTTTCAAGGAACTGGAGGCGGTAGTGGTACAACAACTGTAAAGGAGACAGTTTTGCAGAGAAGTGTAGGGGGAAGAGGTGGCAGTGGGATGACTATTGTAGAAACAGGTGGAGGTGGGTACACTTTTGCACAAGGAAGTGGAGGTGGTAGCGGAATGACAACTGTCCAGGAAACTGTGCAAAGTAGTGGAGGTAGTGGGTTTTCTTCATCTCTTACTTCTCCATCTCTTACTTCTCCATCTCATGGTCTGACTCTAAATGTGGACAATGCTAGTCCAAGGTCTAACAGACGTGGAATGTGGGAAAGAGCTGGTGGCATTGATGAAATAGCTGGTTTCAGCCTGAGTACAAGCCCAACCCGCCTCAGTGGTGGATCCTTCACTTCAGATTCTGGAGGCTCTGACACACAGATGCTGGAGAGTCCAGATAGTGGCAGGCAGAAGTCAGTCATCACTCGAACAGTGACCACAACACGATCCACAAGAGATGGTGCTAATGTGACTGTTGAGGAGACAACTTCCTCACAAGGAGGGAAGGTAACCTCCACAAAAACTGTAACTGGTAATCCAGACTTGCTTGGCAGCATCCAGAGACATGAACAGTCAATGTTGAAATCTGGTCTGGATATTTTAGATGGTAATATGACTTCTTCCCAGTACTCCAATGAAAGTGGGTTCTCGGTGACACCCAGCAGCTCTCAAGGGGACTTCAACAAGGGGCTGGGGAGCGACTTGGATAGAAACAGAATGTCTTCCTCTCACAGCAGTGTGAATACATCCTTTGACTCTGAGAATGGCACCCTCAAGTCATGCATCAAACGCAGCAAGTCAGACACGCAAGTGAAGAAGGGAATCTCATTTGCTTCAACTGTTGTTGGGGG CAAGAAGGCTTCAGTGAAAAG GACGGATTCAGAAGAATCGACTGATGGGGAGTCCGAGAACGAGGAGGTGGAGGGTTCCGACAGCAGCTATGAGGAGGGATCATACGATGGCCGTCATGGAAATATTGTGTATCAATGTAAAGATGATGAGGCCATTGCCAAGGGCATCCCTGGTGCCAAGATGTTTGACCAGAATATTCGAGAGAC GTTCGAGCTGAGTGAAGGTATGAGGACATCCTGCAAAGTACTCGCCAACTATCTGGTAGATTCAACGACCATCAAAACTTCAGAACTG AATACGAACCTGAGTACAATCCAGAAGGAGTGGTTTAATGTGTCGAGTCAGAAACTGTCAGACCACCATCAGGTGGAGGATTTCATGTCTTCCTTCAATGAGATCTCCAAGAAGCTACTGGAGTACATTGTCAATATGGCAGATACAAAT GGAAACACAGCCCTCCACTATGCCGTTTCCAACTGCAGCTTTGATGTCTGCAACCTCTTCCTCGACTCTGGTGTAGTTGATGTCAACAAGCAGAACAAGGCAGGCTACACCCCAGTGATGCTGGCCTCGCTAGCATACATTCAGACCCAAGGCCAGATTGAGACAGTACGCCGGCTCTTCAGGCAGGGAGATGTTAATGTCAGGTCCACTCAG GCAGGTCAGACAGCCCTGATGCTGGCAATCAGTCATGGTCGCACCAACATGGTGGAATTCCTACTGGATGCAGGAGCAGATGTGAATGCTCGTGACAACGATGGTTCCACTGCACTCATGTGTGCGTGTGAACATGGCCACAACGACATCGTGAAGGTGCTGCTGAGTCATCCTGCTACGGATGCCAACTTGACCGATAAT ATATGTCCCTCTTCCAATATAACGATGGCATACTTCAGTCACTATCAGTCTCCTGATGACTGGTAG